The Branchiostoma floridae strain S238N-H82 chromosome 10, Bfl_VNyyK, whole genome shotgun sequence genome has a segment encoding these proteins:
- the LOC118424996 gene encoding serine-rich adhesin for platelets-like: MSTRIQKASGTTPSSKQEAKYVPKFGKKTKKKQEGVQVAVPKEEKHSNTTANVDGAQVASSGDSSPVQKEEDVTTLPAVLDEEKKTTSENGVATETTKVDTVETFSTGGTSLTNNLVQKQEDVTTLPAVFDEEKKTTLGNGVAAETTKVDTLEILSTEGLTNNLVKEQEDITARSTAVAEEKKAVSGNKLSAETTKVDTVESLSTEGTSLTKNLLKEQEDVATTKVDTVEILPTKETSLTNSLVQKQEDITTTSSAVDEEKTTVSQDVCSLVQKQEDITTTSTAVDEEKTTVSQDEVVIVSIDIDPVETLSTDATRHTHGPVQEQDDEISTGNILAEEDKVSDNKVTDAGTNTSTESVNHTNSQRQEENKKDVTSSIIADNKHSLVLEAKVAVSTANTCDIANQHTSGGSVVSSAVQASDIKTVTVATVKPQKQDEIETAKDTKATASSADDLIPPNRELQMVEGASDGISAPLREPDNNTSAAEEKVITTEHKAVPSSEISSVPEVEVARDVLSTIIEKIVSEKAVIHSSNDSTTGTDLSTELQRKEERSASGPGTDCNGERIGQNDISSSDAQVAAPETVSTESQVKEGRSGGGDDNAEKKAGQKDEGSLDTPVPDAQETRERSNCADVADQNAPQQGYEQNDCGSTDKSRETSTAEHSDQEDSQGLDNFMDSLSSSQLYQMEQEALTTAQQINTVRQEPDEGARKAILGLTSDLSSLNRSVMSVWREFNALQKKRLARKKEQAAKASRGHPNAFRNDSVTTKPVQNGRRGGNVRTQVAQPNPSPMKIRNDKKVVFSHIDQQKKTDQHNTRPMSLQATNNGQWGSNIRTQVAQQNPSPMKIRNNNKAVFNKLDQQKKMDQHKIRPTSLQAVKNRQQGRLLPMPKPMGKLPFTGTTTHRQPPRIPGPYQNTNASRGNQLVPPNRKPQNGSTPTKASSSSNSFNFTPTKPAQDFKSCS; the protein is encoded by the exons ATGTCGACAAGGA TTCAAAAGGCTTCAGGGACAACTCCTTCCAGCAAGCAAGAGGCCAAGTATGTTCCTAAGTTTGGcaagaagacaaagaaaaagcAAGAAGGGGTGCAGGTAGCTGTACCAAAAGAGGAGAAACACTCAAACACTACTGCAAATGTTGATGGTGCTCAAGTTGCATCAAGTGGTGACAGCAGTCCAGtgcaaaaagaagaagatgtaaCAACCTTACCTGCAGTGTTGGATGAAGAAAAGAAGACCACATCAGAAAATGGGGTGGCAACAGAAACTACAAAAGTTGACACAGTGGAAACCTTCTCAACTGGAGGTACCAGTCTTACAAACAATCTAGTGCAGAAACAAGAAGATGTAACAACCTTACCTGCAGTGTTTGATGAAGAAAAGAAGACAACATTAGGAAATGGGGTGGCGGCAGAAACTACAAAAGTTGACACATTGGAAATCTTGTCTACTGAAGGTCTTACGAACAATCTAGTGAAGGAACAAGAAGATATAACAGCTAGATCTACAGCAGTCGCTGAAGAAAAGAAAGCCGTGTCAGGAAATAAGTTGTCTGCAGAAACTACAAAAGTTGACACAGTGGAATCCTTGTCAACTGAAGGTACCAGTCTTACTAAGAATCTACTGAAGGAACAAGAAGATGTGGCAACTACAAAAGTTGACACAGTGGAAATCTTGCCAACTAAAGAAACTAGTCTTACTAACAGTCTAGTGCAGAAACAAGAAGATATAACAACTACATCTTCAGCAGTCGATGAAGAAAAGACGACAGTATCACAAGATGTCTGCAGTCTAGTGCAGAAACAAGAAGATATAACAACTACATCTACAGCAGTCGATGAAGAAAAGACGACTGTATCACAAGATGAGGTGGTAATAGTGTCAATTGATATTGACCCAGTGGAAACCTTGTCAACTGACGCTACCCGTCATACTCACGGTCCAGTGCAGGAACAAGATGACGAAATAAGCACAGGCAACATCCTAGCTGAAGAAGATAAAGTATCAGACAACAAGGTGACAGATGCTGGGACTAATACATCAACTGAAAGTGTGAATCATACCAACAGTCAACGgcaagaagaaaacaagaaagatgTCACAAGTAGCATCATAGCTGATAACAAACACTCCCTAGTACTGGAAGCTAAAGTAGCAGTAAGCACTGCAAATACATGTGACATAGCAAATCAGCATACAAGTGGAGGTAGTGTTGTGTCAAGTGCCGTACAAGCAAGTGACATTAAAACAGTGACAGTGGCGACCGTTAAACCACAGAAGCAGGATGAGATTGAAACTGCCAAAGACACAAAAGCAACAGCTAGTTCTGCTGATGACCTGATCCCCCCAAACAGAGAGCTACAAATGGTTGAAGGAGCAagtgatggcatttcagcaccactGAGAGAGCCTGACAACAACACTAGTGCAGCAGAAGAGAAAGTCATCACAACAGAGCACAAAGCTGTGCCAAGCAGTGAAATATCTTCAGTACCAGAGGTAGAGGTGGCCAGAGATGTTCTGTCCACCATCATTGAGAAAATAGTCTCTGAAAAGGCTGTGATCCATAGCAGTAATGACTCTACTACTGGAACAGATCTGTCCACTGAGTtgcaaagaaaggaagaaaggtCAGCGAGTGGACCTGGGACTGATTGTAATGGGGAAAGAATTGGACAGAATGATATATCTTCTTCTGATGCACAAGTAGCAGCTCCAGAAACAGTGTCCACTGAGTCACAAGTTAAGGAAGGAAGGTCCGGCGGAGGAGATGACAATGCCGAGAAGAAAGCTGGACAAAAGGATGAAGGTAGTCTGGATACACCTGTTCCTGACGCACAAGAAACAAGGGAAAGATCAAACTGTGCTGATGTAGCAGACCAGAATGCTCCACAACAAG GCTATGAACAAAATGATTGTGGCTCCACAGACAAGTCCAGGGAAACCAGCACAGCTGAACACTCAGACCAGGAGGATTCACAG GGCCTGGACAACTTTATGGACAGCCTCTCCTCCTCCCAGCTGTACCAGATGGAACAAGAAGCTCTCACTACGGCTCAACAGAT AAATACAGTGAGACAGGAACCAGACGAGGGTGCAAGAAAGGCCATCCTCggactgacctctgacctatcGTCCCTCAACAGAAGCGTGATGTCCGTCTGGAGAGAGTTCAATGCCCTACAAAAGAAGAGGCTCGCCAGAAAGAAAGAACAGGCTGCCAAAGCGTCCAGAGGCCATCCCAATGCTTTTCGTAATGACAGCGTTACGACAAAACCCGTGCAGAATGGACGCCGGGGAGGCAACGTGCGCACCCAAGTCGCTCAGCCAAACCCAAGCCCTATGAAGATTCGAAACGACAAGAAAGTTGTCTTCAGTCATATCGACCAGCAGAAGAAAACAGACCAGCATAACACCAGACCGATGTCTTTACAGGCTACAAACAATGGTCAATGGGGAAGCAATATTCGCACCCAAGTTGCTCAACAAAATCCTAGCCCTATGAAgataagaaacaacaacaaagccgTCTTCAACAAACTTGATCAGCAAAAGAAAATGGACCAGCACAAGATCCGACCCACGTCCTTGCAAGCTGTGAAGAACCGACAACAAGGCAGACTGCTCCCAATGCCAAAGCCAATGGGTAAACTCCCCTTTACCGGTACCACCACACACAGACAACCACCAAGAATACCAGGACCGTACCAAAATACTAACGCTTCCAGGGGGAACCAGCTTGTTCCACCCAACAGAAAGCCCCAAAATGGTTCGACCCCAACCAAGGCTAGCTCCTCCAGTAATTCTTTCAACTTCACCCCAACTAAACCAGCACAG GATTTCAAGTCTTGTTCGTGA